In Salvelinus alpinus chromosome 22, SLU_Salpinus.1, whole genome shotgun sequence, one genomic interval encodes:
- the LOC139549800 gene encoding ATP-sensitive inward rectifier potassium channel 1-like, whose amino-acid sequence MMFGIRKRIQDHLVERRIRRTRLVTKHGQCNIEFGNVKCGNQFAFLVDFWTTFMEFRWRFVLFFFTVSFTLSWFIFGLLWFWIARSNGDLTWQNPSKGHKYCVENVFDLITAFLFSLETQTSIGYGIRVITPHCSGAVTLIITQFLIGSIINCFMCGIILAKITIPKKRAKTITFSQTAVICPKKDFLCLMIRVANLRKTLMIGSQIYGKLLRTTIKPNGETIIMDQVNIEFMVDAGKDNLFFVCPLTLYHVIDKASPFFEMAVDTLHKQEFELVVFLDGTAETTSSACQVRTSFIPQEIMWGYSFLPIISRSKEGKYRVNFSNFSKVVPVATAHCSYCFHDMKGHHLHSINGIDNWEFEANDNLEQPDMTKL is encoded by the coding sequence ATGATGTTTGGCATCAGGAAGCGCATCCAGGACCACCTGGTGGAGCGAAGAATCCGCCGAACCCGGCTGGTGACCAAACATGGCCAATGCAACATTGAATTTGGTAACGTGAAATGCGGCAACCAGTTTGCCTTCCTCGTGGACTTCTGGACGACCTTTATGGAATTCCGCTGGCGCTTTGTCCTCTTCTTCTTCACCGTCTCGTTCACCCTGAGTTGGTTCATCTTCGGACTACTGTGGTTCTGGATCGCCCGGAGCAACGGGGACCTGACCTGGCAGAACCCCTCAAAAGGCCACAAGTACTGTGTGGAAAACGTTTTCGATCTCATTACAGCATTCCTCTTCTCCCTGGAGACCCAGACCAGCATCGGGTATGGTATACGCGTCATCACCCCTCACTGTTCTGGTGCTGTAACCCTCATCATTACCCAGTTTCTCATAGGTTCCATCATCAACTGTTTCATGTGTGGAATCATCCTGGCCAAGATCACCATCCCTAAGAAAAGGGCCAAGACCATCACATTCAGTCAGACAGCTGTCATCTGTCCTAAGAAGGACTTCCTTTGCCTCATGATAAGAGTGGCCAACTTACGCAAGACCCTGATGATCGGGAGCCAAATCTATGGCAAGTTGTTGAGGACAACCATCAAACCCAATGGGGAGACAATCATCATGGACCAGGTGAACATTGAGTTCATGGTGGACGCTGGGAAGGACAACCTCTTCTTTGTGTGCCCACTCACACTCTACCATGTGATTGACAAGGCTAGCCCTTTCTTTGAGATGGCAGTGGACACTCTCCATAAGCAGGAGTTTGAGCTGGTGGTGTTTCTGGACGGCACAGCCGAGACCACCAGCTCAGCCTGCCAGGTCAGGACCTCCTTCATCCCTCAGGAGATCATGTGGGGTTACAGCTTCCTGCCAATCATCTCCCGCAGTAAAGAGGGCAAGTACAGAGTGAACTTCTCCAACTTCTCCAAGGTGGTACCCGTGGCCACTGCACATTGTTCCTACTGTTTCCACGACATGAAGGGACACCACCTCCACTCCATTAACGGAATCGACAACTGGGAATTTGAAGCAAATGATAACTTAGAACAACCTGATATGACCAAGTTGTGA